One genomic segment of Stigmatopora argus isolate UIUO_Sarg chromosome 3, RoL_Sarg_1.0, whole genome shotgun sequence includes these proteins:
- the kbtbd13b gene encoding kelch repeat and BTB domain-containing protein 13 translates to MALNESESDGDNRYVNFGGDHLTVVVEDIRFFEKKALLVKGCDYFGALYRSGMRECHQEEIRLQCLRARGFCIALAVMRGEVPGLDADNIVEAIECAAFLQAMPLTRHLVELVDSDNCFLMFHTAATFGLQELYYAAALYIRNMYADMEEEIKQILPSELVSFVESLNPSVFVAVGAHVTCGTTESVHAASRTVCYLDETANTWNTLTDLPLQASTSMAGVTVLDNKLYIVGGVRGIHQGVVDACFCYDVNKNIWTELAGPAQLRFNLSLIGHDAHLYAIGGEFEGTVMSSVEILNAQTGRWKFAAQLPRPAAGVACAKATGRIFVCLWKPLETTEIYEYIQSKDEWRLVTNLIRRQSYGHSMVGHRDDLYVMRNGPSDDFLRCMMDCYNLSTGQWTALPGHFDNSKGSLFTAVVRSDSVFTLNRSATLEYVIHAKTWKPRRRMKGFPRSGSVWTFLLRLPVHNPE, encoded by the coding sequence ATGGCGTTAAATGAGAGTGAATCCGATGGCGACAACCGGTACGTCAATTTCGGCGGCGATCACCTAACAGTGGTGGTGGAGGACATtcgtttttttgagaagaaGGCGCTGCTCGTCAAGGGCTGTGACTACTTTGGTGCCCTCTATCGCTCCGGGATGAGAGAGTGTCACCAGGAGGAGATCCGACTCCAGTGCTTACGCGCTCGCGGTTTCTGTATCGCCTTGGCTGTTATGCGGGGTGAGGTGCCTGGTTTAGATGCTGACAACATAGTAGAGGCGATCGAGTGTGCCGCTTTCCTCCAGGCGATGCCACTCACCAGGCACCTGGTGGAGCTCGTAGACTCCGACAACTGCTTCCTGATGTTCCACACCGCAGCAACTTTTGGCCTCCAGGAGCTATACTACGCTGCGGCACTGTACATTCGGAATATGTACGCAGACATGGAAGAGGAAATTAAGCAGATTTTGCCGTCCGAGCTCGTTTCCTTTGTGGAATCGCTGAACCCAAGTGTTTTCGTGGCCGTTGGCGCCCACGTCACCTGTGGAACAACTGAAAGCGTGCACGCTGCTTCCAGGACTGTCTGCTACCTGGATGAAACCGCAAACACATGGAACACTTTGACTGACCTCCCCCTTCAGGCTAGCACATCCATGGCGGGTGTAACCGTCCTGGACAACAAACTCTACATTGTCGGGGGTGTCCGTGGTATCCACCAAGGTGTAGTTGATGCCTGCTTCTGCTACGATGTTAACAAGAACATCTGGACAGAATTGGCTGGTCCAGCCCAGCTACGGTTCAACCTCAGTCTAATAGGACACGATGCCCACCTCTACGCAATCGGAGGTGAGTTTGAGGGTACAGTGATGTCGTCTGTGGAAATACTGAATGCTCAGACTGGAAGGTGGAAGTTTGCCGCCCAACTGCCACGGCCAGCGGCGGGCGTTGCATGCGCCAAAGCCACTGGAAGGATTTTTGTGTGCTTGTGGAAACCCTTGGAAACCACCGAGATCTACGAGTATATCCAAAGTAAGGACGAGTGGCGTCTGGTCACCAACCTTATTCGACGCCAGAGCTACGGCCACAGTATGGTGGGCCACAGGGACGATCTGTACGTGATGCGCAACGGGCCATCTGATGACTTCCTGCGGTGCATGATGGACTGTTATAACCTGAGCACAGGCCAGTGGACCGCTCTCCCAGGACACTTTGACAACAGCAAGGGCTCTCTCTTCACAGCGGTAGTTCGAAGCGACTCAGTTTTCACGCTCAACAGGAGTGCCAC